One window of the Actinomyces procaprae genome contains the following:
- a CDS encoding type I restriction-modification system subunit M — protein MTKETERAELHRTIWKVANELRGGVDGWDFKAYVLGFLFYRFISENLTEYINAGEHEAGDLDFDYAVLGDSEVREARDGIINEKGFFIAPSELFGNVRERAPHDENLNETLSRIFKNIELSAFGTGAESDLRGLFDDVDVNSNKLGSTVAQRNEKLVRIINAVGDLDLSYGDSTIDTFGDAYEYLMTMYASQGGKGGGEFFTPQEVSEVLARIAVAGKTSVDRVYDPACGSGSLLLQFAKVLGKENVRGGFFGQEINLTTYNLCRINMFLHDINFADFNIAHGDTLQHPAHWDNKPFEAIVSNPPYSTHWIGKDDPTLINDPRFAPAGVLAPKSKADLAFTMHMLSWLDVKGTAAIVEFPGVLYRGGAEQKIRKYLVKNNYVEAVIQLPPDLFFGTTIGTCIIVLKKSKTTNDVFFLDASDQFVRTGNKNHLAAEHRDFIVDAVAKREVAAHRSAVVSAEELAENGYNLSVSAYVEAEDTREEVDIAALNAEIARIVARQAELRASIDAIVADLEGDAK, from the coding sequence GTGACCAAAGAGACCGAGCGCGCCGAGCTCCACCGGACGATCTGGAAGGTCGCCAACGAGCTGCGCGGAGGCGTGGACGGCTGGGACTTCAAGGCCTACGTCCTGGGCTTCCTCTTCTACCGGTTCATCTCCGAGAACCTCACCGAGTACATCAACGCAGGTGAGCATGAGGCTGGTGACCTGGACTTCGACTACGCCGTACTGGGTGACTCCGAGGTACGTGAGGCGCGCGACGGCATCATCAACGAGAAGGGCTTCTTCATTGCCCCTTCGGAACTGTTCGGCAACGTGCGTGAGCGGGCACCGCACGATGAGAACCTCAACGAGACGCTGTCTAGGATCTTCAAGAACATCGAGCTCTCCGCATTTGGCACCGGGGCCGAGTCGGACCTGCGTGGGTTGTTCGACGACGTCGACGTCAACTCCAACAAGCTCGGCTCAACGGTTGCCCAGCGCAACGAGAAGCTGGTGCGGATCATCAATGCCGTCGGCGACCTAGACCTGTCATACGGCGACTCGACCATCGACACGTTTGGGGACGCCTACGAGTACCTGATGACCATGTACGCGTCTCAAGGAGGTAAAGGTGGTGGTGAGTTCTTCACTCCGCAGGAGGTCAGCGAGGTGCTGGCGCGCATCGCCGTGGCCGGCAAAACGAGCGTGGACCGGGTGTATGACCCGGCGTGCGGCTCAGGCTCGCTTCTTCTCCAGTTTGCGAAGGTGCTCGGCAAGGAGAACGTCCGCGGCGGGTTCTTCGGCCAGGAGATCAACCTGACCACCTACAACCTATGCCGCATCAACATGTTCCTGCATGACATCAACTTTGCGGACTTCAACATCGCGCACGGGGACACATTGCAGCATCCAGCGCACTGGGATAACAAGCCATTCGAGGCGATCGTCTCCAATCCGCCGTATTCGACGCACTGGATCGGCAAGGACGACCCAACTCTCATCAATGACCCGCGCTTTGCCCCCGCGGGCGTCCTGGCTCCGAAGTCGAAGGCCGACCTGGCCTTCACCATGCACATGCTGTCCTGGCTAGACGTCAAGGGCACGGCGGCGATCGTCGAGTTCCCGGGTGTGCTGTACCGGGGCGGGGCGGAGCAGAAGATCCGCAAGTACCTGGTCAAGAACAACTACGTAGAGGCGGTCATCCAGTTGCCGCCCGACCTGTTCTTCGGCACGACGATCGGCACCTGCATCATCGTGCTCAAGAAGTCGAAGACCACGAACGATGTCTTCTTCCTCGACGCCTCCGACCAGTTCGTCCGCACCGGCAACAAGAACCATCTCGCCGCCGAGCACCGCGACTTCATTGTCGACGCCGTGGCGAAGCGTGAGGTGGCGGCGCACCGCTCCGCTGTGGTAAGCGCTGAGGAGCTTGCCGAGAACGGCTACAACCTCTCGGTGTCGGCCTACGTGGAGGCAGAAGATACGCGCGAGGAGGTAGATATCGCGGCGCTGAACGCTGAGATCGCGCGCATCGTGGCGCGCCAAGCCGAGCTGCGTGCCAGCATCGACGCGATCGTCGCCGACCTGGAAGGGGACGCCAAGTGA
- a CDS encoding ImmA/IrrE family metallo-endopeptidase: MATVRVDVAPDLLRWAVRRARWDEETVRRRAPKFYDWIDGTRRPTLKQVEKFASDTHTPFGMLFLPTPPVEEIPIPDMRTIRDAGVREPSADLLETIYLCQRRQDWYRDDALELGASPLNFVDSVTLATPADDVAARIRDVLCLDELDVSNSAAAMTDLIKRVEAIGVLVMVSGIVGANTHRGLDPEEFRGFALADDIAPLVFVNGADTKAAQIFTLVHELAHLWLGRSALSDATTGVAKGMKEEERWCNQVAAEVLVPLDSLREEWAGSYGEHELERLAARYKVSTLVVLARLREVGRLTWDEFMSRYDAERMRVMELKQSSRSSGAGGEYYNTQLRRLGRPFTRAVVSSTLEGRTTYRDAYRMLGTATQSTFEGLAENVLQA, from the coding sequence GTGGCCACAGTCCGTGTGGATGTCGCGCCCGACCTGCTGCGCTGGGCCGTCAGGCGGGCCCGCTGGGACGAGGAGACCGTCCGCCGTCGTGCCCCCAAGTTCTACGACTGGATTGACGGCACCAGGCGCCCCACTCTCAAGCAGGTGGAGAAGTTCGCTTCTGACACCCACACGCCCTTCGGGATGCTTTTCCTGCCCACGCCGCCGGTCGAGGAGATCCCTATCCCGGACATGCGGACCATTCGCGACGCCGGAGTCCGCGAGCCGTCCGCCGACCTGCTGGAGACGATCTACCTGTGTCAAAGGCGCCAGGACTGGTACCGCGACGATGCTCTGGAGCTGGGCGCTTCCCCGCTCAACTTCGTGGACTCCGTGACGCTGGCGACACCGGCGGATGATGTCGCCGCCCGCATAAGGGATGTGCTCTGCCTGGATGAGCTGGACGTCTCTAACTCGGCCGCCGCTATGACGGACCTCATAAAGCGTGTTGAGGCCATTGGGGTCCTGGTCATGGTCAGTGGGATCGTCGGTGCGAACACGCACCGCGGGCTTGACCCGGAGGAGTTCCGGGGATTCGCCCTAGCTGATGACATCGCTCCCCTCGTCTTCGTCAACGGCGCCGATACGAAGGCCGCGCAGATCTTCACTCTCGTCCATGAGCTTGCCCACCTGTGGCTGGGGCGCAGCGCGCTTTCCGATGCCACCACAGGTGTTGCGAAAGGGATGAAAGAGGAAGAACGCTGGTGTAACCAGGTTGCTGCGGAGGTGCTGGTCCCCCTTGACTCGCTCCGTGAGGAGTGGGCAGGAAGCTACGGTGAGCACGAACTGGAGCGACTGGCCGCCCGCTACAAGGTCAGCACTCTTGTGGTGCTTGCCAGGCTCCGAGAAGTTGGGAGGCTGACCTGGGACGAGTTCATGTCCCGGTACGACGCCGAACGCATGCGGGTCATGGAACTGAAGCAGTCCAGTCGTAGCAGCGGTGCGGGTGGGGAGTACTACAACACTCAGTTGCGGCGTCTGGGGCGCCCCTTCACCCGGGCGGTGGTCTCCTCAACCCTTGAGGGGCGGACTACGTACCGGGATGCCTACCGGATGCTGGGGACAGCGACGCAGTCGACCTTCGAGGGACTGGCGGAGAACGTGCTACAAGCTTGA
- a CDS encoding PIN domain-containing protein, with protein MLDACVLVPVTLADTLLRIAEAGLYRALWSAQILDETVRAIEGVHPDLPVGAARLRAAAMDTAFPDACVTGWEHLVAAIDLPDPDDRHVVAAAVTGRADVIVTANLKDYPADVLAPYDLEVQSPDVFLLHQLDLEPANVMTALSRQARSTRKPPWTLNELIDHLARCGVPEFAQAARAQRWRTVFPP; from the coding sequence ATGCTGGACGCCTGTGTACTCGTCCCTGTGACGCTAGCCGACACACTGCTGAGGATCGCCGAAGCCGGCCTCTATCGTGCTCTATGGAGCGCACAAATACTTGATGAGACAGTGCGAGCGATCGAGGGTGTCCATCCTGACCTACCGGTCGGCGCCGCTCGACTCCGCGCCGCAGCTATGGACACCGCCTTTCCCGACGCTTGCGTGACCGGGTGGGAGCACCTCGTGGCTGCAATCGACCTTCCCGATCCTGACGACCGGCACGTCGTCGCGGCGGCCGTTACCGGGCGTGCAGATGTGATTGTGACGGCGAACCTCAAGGACTATCCGGCCGACGTGCTCGCGCCGTACGATCTTGAGGTCCAAAGTCCCGATGTTTTCCTCCTTCATCAACTTGATCTGGAGCCGGCCAACGTGATGACCGCGCTGAGTCGCCAGGCGCGTTCTACGCGCAAGCCTCCGTGGACGCTCAATGAGTTGATAGATCATCTTGCCCGCTGCGGCGTTCCGGAATTCGCGCAGGCTGCGAGGGCGCAGAGGTGGCGGACGGTGTTTCCGCCATGA
- a CDS encoding helix-turn-helix domain-containing protein: MAATAAQMQTTLPPEDLEAMLDLSRFLGQVAEPAALVGPDGQTVGLPAEVHRVLMDVVHAMSQGRAITVAPVDQVLTTQEAADFLGISRPTLVKLLESGRIPYERPAAGRHRRVRLADIVAYQQQSAQERSGTLDAMTREAVDLGLYEDTAADYTAALRRARKG; the protein is encoded by the coding sequence ATGGCTGCCACAGCTGCGCAGATGCAGACGACCCTGCCGCCCGAGGACCTTGAGGCGATGCTGGATCTGTCCCGCTTTCTGGGGCAGGTTGCGGAACCGGCTGCGCTCGTCGGGCCGGACGGCCAGACCGTAGGTCTCCCGGCGGAGGTACATCGGGTGCTTATGGACGTCGTGCACGCCATGTCTCAGGGCAGGGCGATCACGGTGGCGCCGGTGGATCAGGTACTGACGACCCAGGAGGCTGCGGATTTCCTCGGTATCAGCCGCCCCACCCTGGTCAAGCTTCTGGAGTCCGGCCGGATCCCTTACGAGCGTCCCGCGGCGGGTAGGCACCGCCGGGTCCGGCTCGCAGACATCGTCGCGTACCAACAGCAGTCCGCTCAGGAACGCAGCGGCACTCTGGATGCCATGACGCGTGAGGCCGTCGACCTCGGCCTGTACGAGGATACTGCCGCTGACTACACGGCTGCTCTGCGTCGCGCGCGCAAGGGATGA
- a CDS encoding SWIM zinc finger family protein, producing the protein MRSDSLGSLTEAALAAAAGGSVYGRGQGLADAVGELRIADGEATATVSGTFPYSVRLTWQQDEDGGVAGNCNCPHHASGAFCKHLVAVGLAVLQAAKRSSALMGAEPTGAKEPAPEDDAATAVEHYLNGLDADQLRGLILNLAESNAEVFRSLSTTASLVGGDVEAVAADLMVQAKSVTGVRRFLGYREAMDYGKDVSDVLNELEPLLETADGAKAAAPALLHITTRLRKQLERNIDDSSGVVGGVCQRAVDLYARACCASPPEPGKLGRWLAKFRLDSPGWPSVTLAEFLPALGDKGLNVYRRAAAKAEAAAEAAGKSPDFDLKRILLELADHDGDVDRAVQLLSLGEHAEYGAIVERLLAAERRREAMAYLDRAVAEGRVSTSNLDYWRRRGGGYWIDPLRAAELYREDGRDDDALEMARALFRRAPTPEMLDVLTAVGAWTGREDAEREEALAWVEGKSWRSGDPVIELALHVGDVERAWAAADRWGVGYAWRQLADVTPQPRPDDAIALYRQAIEETLIPVGRKAAREAAVLATRMMALAAAADGAEGVYGVTQPYDAAPEGSRVAGCRAWLTDLREQYRRRPTVREELDRVGL; encoded by the coding sequence ATGCGCAGCGATTCTCTCGGCTCACTCACCGAGGCGGCCCTGGCCGCGGCCGCCGGCGGATCCGTCTATGGGCGCGGTCAGGGCCTGGCGGACGCGGTTGGCGAGCTCCGAATCGCCGACGGCGAGGCCACCGCCACGGTTTCCGGCACCTTCCCCTATTCGGTTCGGCTGACCTGGCAGCAGGATGAGGACGGCGGGGTCGCGGGCAATTGCAACTGCCCGCACCACGCCTCGGGCGCCTTCTGCAAGCACCTGGTGGCCGTCGGCCTGGCCGTGCTGCAAGCGGCCAAGCGCTCCAGCGCCCTCATGGGGGCGGAGCCGACGGGGGCGAAGGAACCGGCCCCTGAGGATGACGCGGCCACCGCCGTCGAGCACTACCTGAATGGCCTGGATGCGGACCAGCTGCGTGGGCTGATCCTGAACCTCGCCGAATCCAATGCGGAGGTGTTCCGCTCGCTGAGCACGACGGCGTCGCTGGTCGGCGGGGACGTGGAGGCAGTCGCCGCGGACCTGATGGTGCAGGCGAAGTCCGTCACTGGAGTGCGCCGCTTCCTCGGCTACCGGGAGGCCATGGACTACGGCAAGGACGTGAGTGACGTCCTGAACGAGCTAGAGCCCCTGCTCGAGACCGCCGACGGCGCTAAGGCGGCGGCACCCGCACTGCTCCACATCACCACCCGCCTGCGCAAGCAGTTGGAGAGGAACATTGACGACTCCAGTGGCGTAGTCGGCGGGGTCTGCCAGCGTGCCGTTGACCTGTACGCCCGCGCCTGCTGCGCCAGCCCGCCCGAGCCCGGCAAGCTCGGACGCTGGCTGGCGAAGTTCCGGCTGGACTCGCCCGGCTGGCCCTCGGTCACCCTGGCGGAGTTCCTGCCGGCGCTGGGGGACAAGGGCCTGAACGTCTACCGGCGTGCGGCGGCCAAGGCGGAGGCGGCCGCCGAGGCCGCGGGGAAGAGCCCGGACTTTGACCTGAAGCGGATACTGCTGGAGCTGGCCGATCACGACGGCGACGTCGACCGCGCCGTCCAGCTGCTGAGCCTGGGTGAGCACGCCGAGTACGGGGCGATCGTTGAGCGGCTGCTCGCGGCGGAGCGCCGTCGGGAGGCGATGGCGTACCTGGACCGGGCGGTAGCCGAGGGGCGTGTGTCCACCAGCAACCTGGACTACTGGCGCAGGCGGGGCGGCGGCTACTGGATCGATCCGCTGCGTGCGGCCGAGCTGTACCGCGAGGACGGGCGCGACGACGATGCGCTGGAAATGGCCCGTGCCCTGTTCCGTCGCGCGCCCACCCCGGAGATGCTCGACGTCCTCACCGCCGTCGGCGCCTGGACGGGCCGGGAGGATGCGGAGCGGGAGGAGGCGCTGGCATGGGTCGAGGGAAAGTCCTGGCGCAGCGGCGACCCGGTGATCGAGCTGGCGCTGCACGTGGGCGATGTCGAGCGGGCCTGGGCGGCCGCCGACCGCTGGGGCGTCGGCTACGCCTGGCGGCAGCTCGCCGACGTCACCCCGCAGCCGCGTCCGGACGACGCCATCGCCTTGTACCGCCAGGCCATTGAGGAGACGCTCATTCCGGTCGGACGGAAGGCGGCCCGTGAGGCGGCGGTGCTCGCCACCCGCATGATGGCGCTGGCCGCGGCCGCCGACGGCGCGGAAGGCGTGTACGGGGTGACCCAGCCCTACGACGCCGCACCCGAGGGCAGCCGCGTGGCGGGTTGCCGCGCGTGGCTCACCGATCTGCGCGAGCAGTACCGGCGCCGGCCCACCGTCCGCGAGGAGCTCGACCGGGTCGGGCTGTGA
- a CDS encoding DEAD/DEAH box helicase, with the protein MARPWRNDRVRILRYWWMLELFDPQPVPKLTGRSGRPSARQVIEWHPGDPLPWQTLPAPAPRGKKRSAWRHTVYLGVYELEEVYGFLHRVFADDRDAYDQRRAGRSACAAVQVDEYGRLVEGSAVLSSALWAAAQISGTGAAPDLDWAGSFATANQAFGEQVDVAEGLRRDELGVDAPLPQDDNSLQRLLGIAYGAAGVSGSNPLSSDRIIIASSVVSGDRNDAAAADSDFLNSFFLGELAAVQRDLDGDYCPKTLAAYLTPDESAPAHERIDVMQQDGVVDAAVGIERLPLGRWPSEPTHPLALRQQFAVNQALNELSAAGGIMGVNGPPGTGKTTMLREILAGNVVERAHRLASLSRPEDAFTGITHRWSSADRYPRRVRQLRPELTGFEMVVVSANNAAVENISVEIPTRDAIAPRWREEANYFADIATAVMNDGNGSGADQPRQEAWGLVAAPLGNKRNRAAFRSAFWFDQQDWKTRTPVPGGERMQTRLKQWRDGEVPHPSWGRARADFHRAEQRVEELVRRRRAAQERWEDLRSALEEETARAEQLRRRAAEVAAANHRVHDYKAEVQRALAERLEAEQAHRRQLESRPRVLETIFTLGRAARQWRTRLEPLEDSLQQAVRNWQGVSERAYRLQDTSQRLAEQQAWAEASHQQAARKAAELRRRVAADQEEYGPAYPRRARDRAEREMRAPWLDETLDAARAELFLAALQLHEAFLANAAGDMLEGLRAAIDVVGGDSPARLEEEKLRAAWQTFFLVVPLVSTTFASIGRMFSGLGAESLGWLLIDEAGQACPQHAVGAIWRARRVVAVGDPLQLQPVVTMPRKATRDIAKGVGVSPVWTPPEASVQTLTDRVSQYGTMLGRAENRVWVSAPLTVHRRCDDPMFSLCNQIAYDGIMITGVHRRLDDPGHPDLFDGPEGPRIATSRWFDVPATRRGTHLQGQQIQCLGEQLEALIGRGVDPARIIAISPFREVADRISAMAARWGIMPGGTIHTAQGREADVVFLVLGGDPGAPGAKAWASSTVNLVNVAASRARRRLYVIGDRAAWMHYPYFRDLGGALESEPYS; encoded by the coding sequence ATGGCGAGACCCTGGCGCAATGATCGTGTGCGGATTCTGCGGTACTGGTGGATGCTGGAGCTGTTCGATCCCCAGCCGGTCCCCAAGCTCACCGGGCGCTCGGGGCGCCCATCCGCGCGTCAGGTCATCGAGTGGCACCCCGGCGACCCGCTTCCCTGGCAGACGCTGCCCGCACCGGCACCGCGCGGCAAGAAGCGCTCTGCGTGGCGTCACACGGTCTACCTGGGCGTATACGAGCTGGAAGAGGTGTATGGCTTCCTGCATCGCGTCTTCGCCGATGATCGTGACGCCTATGACCAGCGCCGTGCAGGCCGCAGCGCCTGCGCCGCTGTGCAGGTCGACGAGTACGGGAGGCTGGTGGAGGGTTCGGCGGTGCTCTCCTCGGCGCTGTGGGCGGCTGCCCAGATCAGCGGTACGGGCGCCGCCCCGGACTTGGACTGGGCGGGCAGCTTCGCCACTGCCAACCAGGCCTTCGGTGAGCAGGTGGATGTGGCCGAGGGGCTGCGCCGCGACGAGCTCGGTGTGGATGCGCCACTCCCGCAGGATGACAACTCCCTGCAACGGCTGCTGGGAATCGCCTATGGCGCCGCCGGAGTCAGCGGCAGTAATCCGCTCTCCAGTGACCGCATCATCATTGCCTCTTCGGTCGTTTCTGGAGACCGTAATGACGCAGCCGCCGCAGACAGCGACTTCCTCAACAGCTTCTTCCTTGGGGAACTCGCGGCGGTGCAACGGGACCTGGACGGTGACTACTGCCCGAAGACGCTGGCCGCCTACCTGACCCCGGACGAGTCGGCCCCGGCACATGAGCGGATCGACGTCATGCAGCAGGACGGGGTGGTTGACGCGGCCGTGGGCATCGAGCGACTGCCGCTGGGGCGCTGGCCCTCCGAACCTACGCATCCGCTGGCCCTGCGCCAGCAGTTCGCAGTCAATCAGGCGCTGAACGAGCTATCCGCCGCGGGCGGCATCATGGGCGTCAACGGTCCTCCCGGCACCGGGAAGACCACGATGCTGCGTGAAATCCTGGCGGGGAACGTGGTGGAGCGCGCGCATCGGTTGGCGTCCCTCAGCAGGCCTGAAGACGCATTCACCGGCATCACCCACCGTTGGAGCTCCGCAGACAGGTATCCGCGCAGAGTCCGCCAACTGCGGCCGGAACTGACCGGCTTCGAGATGGTCGTCGTCTCCGCCAACAACGCGGCCGTTGAGAACATCAGCGTGGAGATCCCCACGCGCGATGCAATCGCTCCCAGATGGCGAGAAGAGGCCAATTACTTCGCGGACATAGCCACAGCGGTTATGAATGACGGCAATGGGAGCGGAGCAGACCAACCGCGCCAGGAGGCCTGGGGGCTGGTGGCCGCACCGCTGGGGAACAAGCGCAACCGGGCGGCCTTCCGCAGCGCCTTCTGGTTCGACCAGCAGGACTGGAAGACGCGGACGCCAGTGCCGGGAGGTGAGCGCATGCAGACCCGTTTGAAGCAGTGGCGCGACGGCGAGGTGCCGCATCCGAGCTGGGGGAGGGCACGGGCGGACTTCCACCGAGCCGAGCAGCGCGTCGAGGAGCTGGTCAGGCGGCGGCGTGCCGCACAGGAGCGGTGGGAGGACCTGAGGTCGGCCTTGGAGGAGGAGACCGCGCGGGCCGAACAGCTGCGCCGTCGGGCAGCGGAAGTGGCCGCGGCCAACCACCGGGTGCACGACTACAAGGCCGAGGTGCAGCGAGCGCTCGCGGAGCGCCTCGAGGCGGAGCAGGCGCATAGACGGCAGCTTGAGTCCCGCCCCAGGGTGCTCGAAACCATCTTCACCCTCGGCCGGGCAGCCAGGCAGTGGCGCACGCGCCTGGAGCCCCTGGAGGACAGCCTGCAACAGGCGGTGCGGAACTGGCAGGGGGTCAGCGAGCGCGCATACCGGCTCCAGGATACGAGCCAGAGACTGGCCGAACAGCAGGCGTGGGCCGAGGCGTCCCACCAACAAGCGGCCCGGAAGGCGGCCGAGCTGCGCCGTCGTGTCGCAGCCGATCAGGAGGAGTACGGGCCCGCCTACCCGCGCCGGGCACGAGACCGGGCGGAACGTGAAATGCGCGCGCCGTGGCTCGACGAGACCCTGGACGCGGCCCGTGCAGAACTGTTCCTGGCGGCCCTGCAACTGCACGAGGCCTTCCTGGCGAATGCGGCCGGGGACATGCTTGAGGGCCTGCGCGCCGCGATCGACGTCGTCGGCGGTGACAGCCCCGCACGGCTTGAGGAGGAGAAGCTGCGTGCCGCGTGGCAGACCTTCTTCCTGGTCGTGCCCCTGGTGTCGACCACCTTCGCCTCGATCGGACGGATGTTCTCCGGTCTCGGGGCCGAGTCGCTCGGCTGGCTGCTGATCGACGAGGCCGGGCAGGCGTGCCCGCAGCACGCCGTCGGGGCGATCTGGCGCGCGCGGCGGGTCGTGGCGGTGGGGGACCCCCTGCAACTGCAACCGGTGGTGACGATGCCGCGCAAGGCGACGCGAGACATCGCCAAGGGCGTTGGCGTATCACCGGTCTGGACGCCGCCGGAGGCCTCCGTGCAGACGCTCACCGATCGGGTATCGCAGTACGGCACCATGCTGGGGCGGGCAGAGAACCGGGTCTGGGTGAGTGCGCCGCTCACCGTGCACCGGCGCTGCGATGACCCGATGTTCTCGCTGTGCAATCAGATCGCCTACGACGGCATCATGATCACCGGGGTGCACCGCCGTTTGGATGACCCGGGCCACCCCGACCTGTTCGACGGCCCGGAGGGGCCGCGGATCGCCACCAGCCGGTGGTTCGACGTGCCGGCCACGCGGCGCGGCACCCACCTGCAGGGCCAGCAGATCCAATGCCTCGGCGAGCAGCTTGAGGCACTCATCGGCAGGGGTGTTGATCCCGCGCGGATCATCGCGATCTCCCCCTTCCGGGAGGTTGCCGACCGGATTAGCGCGATGGCGGCGCGGTGGGGGATCATGCCGGGCGGCACGATCCACACCGCACAGGGGCGGGAGGCGGACGTGGTGTTCCTGGTCCTGGGCGGCGATCCGGGTGCGCCCGGGGCGAAGGCGTGGGCGTCGTCGACCGTGAACCTCGTCAACGTTGCTGCGAGCCGGGCCAGGAGGCGCCTGTACGTGATCGGCGACCGCGCGGCGTGGATGCACTACCCCTACTTCCGCGATCTCGGCGGCGCCCTCGAGTCGGAGCCGTATTCGTGA